From the genome of Leptolyngbyaceae cyanobacterium, one region includes:
- the hisS gene encoding histidine--tRNA ligase — protein sequence MGTIQALRGTRDILPEEIVYWQWVESVARDILGKASYQEIRTPIFEETGLFERGIGEATDVVGKEMYTFLDKGERSVTLRPEGTAGVVRSVIEHGLYAQGGVQRLWYTGPMFRYERPGAGRQRQFHQIGVEVFGSPDPRADAEVIAIATDILQTLGLKNLQLDINSLGNREDRLNYRQALVDYLTPYKAELDPDSQDRLTRNPLRILDSKDKRTQEIAENSPSILDYLGSESKAHFERVLKILNELGISYQVNPRLVRGLDYYTHTAFEIISDTDDLGAQATVCGGGRYDGLVTELGGPDTPAVGWAIGLERLTILLQKMQEAPKPVLDFYVVSRGENAEAQALLLAQKLRRIGFSLELDLSGSAFKKQFTRADKSGAIGCLILGDEEAENQMVKLKWMPTKEQQTISQSDLLEKADELRKEIESFKRKE from the coding sequence ATGGGTACGATTCAAGCTTTACGGGGAACGCGAGACATTTTGCCAGAAGAAATCGTTTACTGGCAGTGGGTAGAATCTGTGGCGCGGGATATTCTCGGTAAAGCAAGTTATCAGGAAATTCGCACGCCGATTTTTGAGGAAACAGGACTCTTTGAGCGCGGCATCGGTGAAGCTACTGATGTCGTTGGTAAGGAAATGTATACTTTCCTCGATAAGGGAGAGCGTTCTGTCACGCTGCGTCCTGAAGGAACGGCAGGGGTAGTACGATCGGTGATCGAGCATGGTCTCTATGCTCAAGGAGGCGTGCAGCGTCTTTGGTATACTGGCCCTATGTTTCGTTACGAGCGTCCGGGAGCAGGCAGACAAAGGCAATTTCACCAAATCGGAGTAGAAGTTTTCGGTAGTCCAGATCCCAGAGCAGATGCGGAAGTAATTGCGATCGCTACTGATATTCTCCAAACTTTAGGATTAAAAAATTTGCAATTAGATATCAATTCTTTGGGTAATCGAGAAGATAGACTCAATTACAGACAAGCACTAGTAGATTATTTGACTCCCTATAAAGCAGAATTAGATCCGGACTCTCAGGATCGTCTCACTCGCAATCCACTGCGAATTTTGGATAGCAAAGATAAACGCACTCAAGAAATTGCTGAGAATAGCCCTAGTATTCTGGATTACCTTGGTTCTGAATCAAAAGCTCACTTCGAGCGAGTATTAAAGATATTAAATGAATTGGGAATTTCTTATCAAGTAAATCCTCGTTTAGTGCGAGGTTTAGATTATTACACTCACACAGCTTTTGAGATTATCTCCGATACCGATGATTTAGGCGCTCAAGCAACGGTTTGCGGCGGTGGCAGATATGACGGTTTGGTAACGGAATTGGGTGGGCCGGATACGCCTGCTGTCGGTTGGGCAATTGGTTTGGAAAGATTGACGATTCTACTGCAAAAAATGCAAGAAGCACCGAAACCAGTGCTGGATTTTTATGTAGTTTCCAGAGGAGAAAACGCAGAGGCACAGGCTTTATTGTTAGCGCAGAAATTGCGGCGAATTGGGTTTAGCTTGGAATTAGATTTAAGCGGAAGTGCGTTTAAGAAACAATTTACTCGTGCTGATAAAAGTGGCGCAATTGGTTGTTTGATTTTAGGAGATGAAGAAGCCGAAAATCAAATGGTGAAGTTGAAGTGGATGCCAACAAAGGAACAGCAGACGATTTCGCAATCTGATTTATTGGAAAAAGCGGACGAATTGCGAAAGGAGATTGAAAGTTTTAAGAGAAAGGAGTAA
- a CDS encoding RNA polymerase sigma factor SigF, translating into MSTTLSHTLKNDSLQLLREYQKTRSAVIRNQLVQLNFGLVRKEAHYWTNQCSEGYEDLLQVGCLGLIRAIERFEIGKGNAFSSFALPYIRGEIQHYLRDRGSSVRIPRRWLTLQRQAVTVTRRLQAQLNRQPTDAEVAAAIAVSPEEWQEIKLACQNRAPLSLDTPMGDEEEGATSLAEMVPDPRYRSFQLAQEDQIRLQQALVQLENRTREILEFVFLHDLTQKEVAELLDISVVTVSRRVKKGLDSLKQLMGSAAND; encoded by the coding sequence ATGTCTACTACTTTATCTCATACCCTGAAAAACGATAGTTTGCAGTTGTTACGCGAATACCAAAAAACCCGATCGGCTGTGATTCGCAATCAGTTAGTGCAACTCAATTTCGGATTAGTCCGAAAAGAAGCCCACTACTGGACAAACCAATGCTCAGAAGGCTATGAGGACTTGCTTCAGGTGGGTTGCTTAGGTTTGATCCGCGCGATCGAGCGATTTGAAATCGGTAAAGGCAATGCTTTTAGCTCTTTTGCCCTTCCCTACATCCGAGGCGAAATTCAACACTACTTACGGGATCGGGGTTCATCCGTCCGGATTCCCCGACGTTGGCTGACGCTGCAACGGCAAGCAGTCACGGTAACCAGGCGACTCCAAGCACAACTTAATCGGCAACCAACCGATGCAGAAGTCGCAGCAGCGATCGCAGTTTCTCCGGAAGAATGGCAAGAAATCAAACTAGCTTGCCAAAACCGCGCACCTCTAAGCTTAGATACTCCGATGGGAGATGAAGAAGAAGGTGCCACCTCCCTGGCAGAAATGGTTCCCGACCCTCGCTATCGTAGCTTTCAATTAGCACAAGAAGACCAAATTCGCCTACAACAAGCCCTCGTTCAGTTAGAAAATCGCACTCGCGAAATATTAGAATTTGTTTTTTTACACGATTTAACCCAAAAAGAAGTTGCAGAACTTTTAGATATCAGCGTAGTGACAGTCTCTCGTCGTGTCAAAAAGGGACTAGATTCCCTCAAACAGTTGATGGGATCGGCTGCCAATGATTAA
- a CDS encoding photosystem II manganese-stabilizing polypeptide — MRYRGLIVAFLAFCLCILTACSEGPATATSTQQLTYDDIRGTGLANNCPQLEETTRGSIPIKADGAYALKGLCLQPTSFFVKEEPTNKRKEAEFVPGKLLTRYTSSIDQVQGKIKINEDRSLTFVEEDGIDFQAITVQLPGGERVPFLFTIKNLVATTQPGSDSINTSTDFEGQFKVPSYRSAGFLDPKGRGEATGYDNAVALPAAADKEDLVRANVKRAEIKKGNISLQVAKVDSATGEIAGTFESEQPSDTDLGASEAKEVKIRGLFYARIEQL; from the coding sequence ATGAGGTATCGCGGTTTAATCGTTGCATTCCTAGCATTTTGCTTGTGTATACTAACGGCTTGTAGTGAAGGGCCAGCAACTGCTACCAGCACCCAGCAATTAACATACGACGACATTAGAGGCACGGGGTTAGCCAATAACTGTCCGCAGTTAGAAGAAACTACTCGTGGTTCTATTCCTATTAAGGCTGATGGAGCTTACGCCCTGAAAGGTTTGTGTTTACAACCGACATCTTTCTTCGTGAAAGAAGAACCTACCAACAAACGAAAAGAAGCTGAATTCGTTCCCGGTAAGTTGTTGACACGTTACACTTCCAGCATTGACCAAGTACAAGGCAAAATAAAAATTAACGAAGATCGTAGCCTGACCTTCGTAGAAGAAGATGGAATAGATTTCCAAGCCATCACGGTACAATTGCCCGGTGGCGAAAGAGTTCCTTTCCTGTTTACCATCAAAAACTTAGTAGCTACCACTCAACCTGGTTCGGATAGTATTAATACTTCCACAGATTTTGAAGGACAATTTAAAGTTCCTTCCTACCGGAGTGCTGGTTTCCTCGATCCTAAAGGTCGCGGTGAAGCTACTGGTTATGACAACGCAGTAGCTCTTCCTGCCGCAGCTGATAAAGAAGATTTAGTACGTGCAAATGTCAAGCGTGCTGAAATCAAAAAAGGGAATATTTCCCTGCAAGTAGCGAAAGTAGATAGCGCTACGGGTGAAATTGCCGGAACTTTTGAAAGCGAACAGCCCTCAGATACCGATTTGGGAGCTAGCGAAGCTAAAGAAGTGAAAATTCGCGGCCTATTTTACGCTCGCATAGAACAGCTATAA
- a CDS encoding family 10 glycosylhydrolase: MVVSLNIFSDIQNHWAKLFIEGLAQKGIVSGFPDRTFRPNQGMTRAEFAAIIVKAFPKPFKRQYVPFVDLSPNYWATPAIKKAYETEFLSGYPDRRFRPEEKINRVQALISIVSGLGINATPDLNPELAKLYDDNNFIPSYAIDKIAIATEAEIVVNYPNLKLLKPLDVATRGDVAAFIYQALVYLKQVPAIQSNYIVKAAPVKTVNVSHRREFRGVWVTTAWNLDWPSKPGLTVAQQKAELISILERIQSLNLNALIFQVRVEGDAFYSSQLEPWSEWLTGKQGKAPEPFYDPLEFAIAESHKRNIELHAWFNPYRAKASLNSPPSVAPHIAVTHPEVVYKYGADLWMDPGSPIVQDLTYQVILDVVRRYDVDGIQLDDYFYPYPVTGENFPDEQTYAAYLTNGGTLSLADWRRENVNQMVRRLAEGIRAEKHYVKFGIAPFGIYRPGQPAQIRGLDAYELLYADSKKWLEEGWVDYLCPQIYWRIDPAAQSYPVLLQWWTENNPKRKHIYTGNKLSSLDGTSWTVEEITKQVEISRNLVDGLSLGNIFYSIRDLLSNRQGIADSLKTSTYVQPALIPIMQWIDATPPPIPTGVNLKNGNQLIWNNTANYDTRSWTLYQQNGDNWMLAKILPVATNTVVLTPGTYALCGVDRMGNESAGVVVTVK; the protein is encoded by the coding sequence ATGGTAGTTTCGTTGAATATTTTTTCCGACATTCAAAATCATTGGGCAAAGTTATTTATTGAAGGTTTAGCCCAGAAAGGGATCGTGAGTGGGTTTCCCGATCGCACTTTTCGACCCAACCAAGGGATGACTCGCGCTGAGTTTGCCGCAATTATAGTAAAGGCTTTTCCAAAACCTTTCAAGCGTCAATATGTCCCTTTCGTTGATTTAAGCCCTAACTACTGGGCTACGCCTGCTATTAAAAAAGCTTATGAAACTGAATTTTTATCTGGTTATCCCGATCGACGCTTTCGCCCGGAAGAGAAAATTAACCGGGTGCAAGCGTTAATTTCCATAGTAAGTGGTTTGGGAATTAATGCCACGCCGGATTTAAATCCGGAATTGGCAAAGTTATATGATGATAATAATTTTATTCCCAGTTATGCAATAGATAAAATTGCGATCGCTACTGAAGCAGAAATTGTTGTTAATTATCCAAATTTAAAATTACTTAAACCTTTGGATGTGGCAACTCGTGGCGATGTAGCGGCTTTTATTTATCAAGCTTTGGTATATCTCAAGCAAGTTCCTGCTATTCAATCTAATTATATAGTTAAAGCGGCACCTGTAAAAACCGTGAATGTTAGCCATCGACGGGAGTTTCGCGGTGTATGGGTAACTACTGCTTGGAACTTAGATTGGCCTTCTAAACCAGGGCTGACAGTGGCACAGCAAAAAGCAGAATTAATTAGTATTCTAGAGCGAATCCAATCATTAAATTTAAATGCGTTAATTTTCCAAGTGCGGGTGGAAGGAGATGCTTTTTATTCTTCTCAATTAGAACCTTGGAGTGAATGGTTAACGGGAAAACAAGGTAAAGCACCGGAACCATTTTACGACCCGCTTGAATTTGCGATCGCAGAAAGCCACAAACGCAATATTGAACTTCATGCTTGGTTTAATCCTTATCGTGCCAAAGCATCTTTAAATAGTCCGCCCAGCGTTGCACCTCACATTGCAGTAACTCATCCAGAAGTGGTTTATAAATATGGGGCTGACCTTTGGATGGACCCCGGTTCTCCAATTGTTCAGGATTTAACTTATCAGGTGATTCTTGATGTTGTTCGCCGCTATGATGTGGATGGAATTCAACTGGATGATTATTTTTATCCTTATCCCGTAACAGGCGAAAATTTTCCAGATGAACAAACTTATGCAGCTTATTTAACAAATGGCGGAACGCTTTCTTTAGCAGATTGGCGACGAGAAAATGTCAATCAAATGGTGCGCCGTTTAGCCGAAGGAATTCGTGCTGAAAAGCATTATGTTAAATTTGGTATTGCGCCGTTTGGTATTTATCGTCCGGGACAACCCGCACAAATTCGAGGATTAGATGCTTACGAATTACTATATGCAGATTCTAAAAAATGGTTAGAAGAAGGTTGGGTTGATTATTTATGTCCGCAAATTTACTGGCGCATCGATCCCGCAGCACAAAGTTATCCCGTGTTATTGCAATGGTGGACGGAAAATAATCCCAAGCGCAAACATATTTATACGGGAAATAAGTTAAGTTCGTTGGATGGAACTAGCTGGACAGTTGAAGAGATTACTAAACAAGTTGAAATTAGTCGTAATTTAGTAGATGGGCTTTCTTTGGGAAATATTTTTTATAGCATTAGGGATTTGTTAAGTAATCGCCAAGGTATTGCTGATAGTTTGAAAACTTCAACATATGTTCAACCTGCTTTGATACCTATTATGCAGTGGATAGATGCTACACCACCCCCAATTCCCACGGGAGTGAATTTGAAAAATGGCAATCAGTTAATTTGGAATAATACTGCTAATTACGATACTCGTTCTTGGACTCTTTATCAGCAAAATGGTGATAATTGGATGCTGGCAAAAATTTTACCCGTAGCTACAAATACGGTTGTTCTTACTCCCGGAACTTATGCTTTGTGTGGGGTGGATAGGATGGGTAATGAAAGTGCGGGTGTAGTTGTTACTGTGAAATAA
- a CDS encoding glycosyltransferase family 4 protein, whose amino-acid sequence MHQLRILILTNLYPPQAIGGYERAIADFAKLLHQRGHAVLVLTTNTEKHTVDQIPTSTEPFVRRCLSLGGYWGDRGAFWFPPEKAEAIHLENEKNLQEELQNFQPQVCLAGNIDFLGVELLEIILAANIPTVHYVMNASPGYPPEQTPKTSLHKYITCSDWLLNEIQAQGYPIENAQTIYPGAAVEEFYQAQLPPHDQLRIAYASLVMYYKGADVLVEALSLLHAAGVNFTATVAGSTLEPEFVEALHQLIESEGLQEKIQLPGVLSRQELKKLYRTHNVLVFPSRFEEPFGISQIEAMAAGLTLVTSATGGAKEIVEHGQNGLIFESENPLDLADILSSLPRFPAEWEAVTRRGQERAMSQFSQVRTVEQLESVFCQLIDQLN is encoded by the coding sequence TTGCATCAGCTAAGAATTTTAATTTTAACCAATTTATATCCCCCCCAAGCCATCGGGGGATACGAACGCGCGATCGCTGATTTTGCCAAACTACTACATCAAAGAGGACACGCAGTTTTAGTACTGACAACTAATACAGAAAAACATACTGTCGATCAAATACCTACCAGTACAGAACCCTTTGTTCGACGTTGCTTATCTTTAGGAGGTTATTGGGGCGATCGAGGAGCATTTTGGTTTCCCCCTGAAAAAGCAGAAGCGATCCATTTAGAAAACGAAAAAAATCTCCAAGAAGAATTACAAAATTTTCAACCACAAGTTTGTTTAGCTGGTAATATCGACTTTTTAGGGGTCGAACTTTTAGAAATCATACTAGCAGCCAACATCCCTACCGTTCATTATGTAATGAATGCTAGTCCAGGTTATCCTCCAGAGCAGACTCCCAAAACATCTCTTCATAAATACATCACTTGTAGTGATTGGTTGCTAAACGAAATACAAGCACAAGGTTACCCAATAGAAAACGCTCAAACAATTTATCCCGGTGCAGCAGTCGAAGAATTTTATCAAGCCCAATTACCACCTCACGATCAATTAAGGATTGCCTACGCTAGCTTGGTTATGTACTATAAAGGTGCTGATGTACTGGTAGAAGCACTTTCCTTACTCCATGCTGCGGGAGTTAATTTTACTGCTACCGTAGCTGGTAGTACTCTTGAACCAGAGTTTGTCGAAGCGCTTCATCAGTTAATCGAGTCAGAAGGATTACAGGAAAAAATTCAGCTTCCTGGGGTTTTGTCTCGTCAAGAACTCAAAAAATTGTACCGGACGCACAATGTATTAGTATTTCCTTCTCGTTTTGAAGAGCCTTTTGGGATTAGTCAAATCGAAGCGATGGCAGCAGGGTTAACATTAGTCACTAGCGCTACTGGAGGCGCTAAGGAAATAGTAGAACACGGTCAAAATGGCTTAATTTTTGAGTCAGAAAATCCTTTGGATTTAGCTGATATTTTATCATCTCTACCCAGATTTCCGGCGGAATGGGAAGCAGTTACTAGACGCGGACAAGAACGCGCGATGTCTCAGTTTTCGCAAGTGAGAACTGTAGAGCAATTAGAATCAGTTTTTTGCCAACTAATCGACCAATTAAATTAA
- a CDS encoding O-linked N-acetylglucosamine transferase, SPINDLY family protein produces the protein MDSTNTANWQQQAYQYMLQANYTQAASLYEQAIEAEPSVKSHYWPLGLMLLLSGQEAEAQMTWLLGMEAGEPEEIVQLTQQLMEVLEVEAQRQENLGNNSVAWLIRQHMREINPTDVNNLLSLIQITIKLHNFTGEELFSLGLIEILQSETLIFLNGNLLLQVLKSVLNEAPSHPATLGFAEACISYLDDPYPFIKIIFDFSIEIAYSAHKYFLALSFMELALRLAPKDPEILLFMSFLYQDAGEHSKGIEIAKLFSSIVEDWPSKLYATHLIIRGLLNAGAFWSEANLLLQDYKLMLQSLIEDEQSVNYTTAVRLYASSYYLPYFQDSLPNNREIHNQVARFCQVSIEKYERERIEKYLNKRKKPFSSKSHNKRLKIGYLSHCLRRHSVGWIARWLFKYHDRDRFEINGYFINAKQTNDVLHQMYVDQVSKAYKSGIEAPEVADEIDRDEVDILVDLDSLTLDTTCNILALKPAPIQATWLGWDASGIPTIDYFIADPYVLPEFAEEYYVEKIWRLPQTYVAVDGFEVGIPTLRREDLNIGNDAVIYFSSQMGFKRNPEIVKLQMKILKEVPNSYFLIKGTADRESIQNFFIEIAESEGVNSDRLRFLPDVPFEEVHRANLSIADVVLDTYPYNGATTTLETLWMGIPLVTRVGEQFASRNSYTMMVNAGITEGIAWTDDEYVEWGVRLGKDVNLRQQVVWKLRSQKQTSPLWNGRQFTREMENAYQQMWLKYLDSGEKG, from the coding sequence ATGGATTCTACAAATACTGCTAATTGGCAGCAGCAAGCTTATCAATATATGCTGCAAGCAAATTACACTCAAGCTGCTAGTTTATACGAACAAGCAATTGAAGCAGAACCGAGTGTAAAGTCCCACTACTGGCCTTTGGGATTGATGTTGCTTTTGAGTGGACAAGAAGCAGAAGCCCAGATGACTTGGTTATTAGGAATGGAAGCAGGGGAACCAGAAGAAATTGTTCAATTGACGCAGCAATTAATGGAGGTGTTAGAAGTAGAAGCACAACGGCAAGAAAATCTGGGTAATAATTCGGTTGCTTGGCTAATCCGTCAACATATGCGGGAAATTAACCCTACAGATGTTAATAACTTATTATCCTTAATTCAAATTACTATTAAATTACATAATTTTACAGGGGAAGAACTTTTTTCTTTAGGATTAATTGAAATTCTTCAGTCAGAAACACTAATTTTTTTGAATGGTAATTTATTATTACAAGTTCTCAAGAGTGTTTTAAATGAAGCGCCTAGTCATCCTGCTACTTTGGGATTTGCAGAGGCTTGTATAAGTTATTTAGATGACCCATACCCTTTTATTAAAATAATATTTGATTTTTCAATTGAAATTGCCTATTCTGCTCACAAGTATTTTCTGGCTCTGAGCTTTATGGAGTTAGCTTTAAGGTTGGCTCCTAAAGATCCGGAAATTCTATTATTTATGTCTTTCCTTTATCAAGATGCTGGTGAACATTCTAAAGGAATAGAAATCGCTAAATTATTTTCTTCTATTGTAGAAGACTGGCCAAGCAAACTTTACGCTACTCACCTAATTATTCGGGGACTTTTGAATGCAGGTGCATTTTGGTCAGAAGCAAATTTGCTTTTGCAAGATTATAAATTAATGTTGCAGTCATTGATTGAAGACGAGCAATCAGTAAATTATACGACAGCAGTCAGATTGTATGCCAGCAGTTATTATTTACCATACTTTCAAGATAGCCTGCCAAATAATCGAGAAATTCATAATCAAGTAGCACGATTTTGTCAAGTTAGTATAGAAAAATATGAAAGGGAAAGAATAGAAAAATACTTGAATAAACGGAAAAAACCCTTTTCCAGTAAATCTCATAATAAACGTTTAAAAATAGGATATTTATCTCATTGCTTAAGAAGGCATTCGGTTGGCTGGATTGCTAGATGGTTGTTTAAGTATCACGATCGCGATCGCTTTGAGATTAACGGTTACTTTATCAACGCCAAACAAACTAATGATGTTTTACATCAAATGTATGTTGACCAAGTTTCTAAAGCATATAAATCAGGGATAGAAGCGCCAGAGGTGGCGGATGAAATCGATCGGGATGAAGTGGATATTTTAGTAGATCTTGATAGCCTAACTTTAGATACTACCTGTAATATATTAGCTCTTAAACCTGCTCCGATTCAAGCTACTTGGTTAGGCTGGGATGCTTCCGGTATTCCAACAATCGATTACTTTATTGCCGATCCCTATGTTTTACCCGAATTTGCTGAAGAATATTACGTAGAAAAAATTTGGCGATTACCCCAAACTTACGTAGCAGTTGATGGTTTTGAGGTAGGGATACCAACTCTACGTCGAGAAGACTTGAATATTGGAAATGATGCCGTTATCTATTTCAGTTCTCAAATGGGTTTCAAGCGTAATCCAGAAATAGTTAAGCTGCAAATGAAAATTCTTAAAGAAGTACCGAATAGCTACTTTTTAATTAAAGGTACGGCAGATCGAGAATCAATTCAAAACTTTTTTATTGAGATTGCTGAATCAGAAGGAGTTAATAGCGATCGCCTGCGCTTTTTACCTGATGTACCTTTTGAGGAAGTTCATCGCGCCAATTTAAGTATTGCAGATGTTGTATTAGACACCTACCCTTACAATGGTGCTACCACTACTTTGGAAACACTTTGGATGGGTATTCCACTGGTGACGCGAGTGGGAGAACAATTTGCTAGCCGTAACAGCTACACTATGATGGTGAATGCCGGAATAACAGAAGGCATTGCTTGGACAGATGACGAGTATGTGGAATGGGGTGTCCGTTTGGGGAAAGATGTAAACTTGCGACAACAAGTAGTATGGAAACTGCGATCGCAAAAGCAAACTTCTCCCCTATGGAACGGTAGACAGTTTACCCGCGAGATGGAAAATGCTTATCAGCAAATGTGGTTAAAATATTTGGATAGCGGCGAAAAGGGTTAA
- a CDS encoding type IV pilin-like G/H family protein codes for MNATFKTKFLLHLNQKKAQTGEQGFTLIELLVVIIIIGILAAIALPSFLNQANKGKQAEAKQYVSSINKGQQAYFTEQGKFITEQARFNDLGVGIKTQTTNYKYEVKEGDANKVSIYASRLVAGIKQYAGTVALVGPDGGDKTSQAVVCETKTPDTALSAASVSNTEVKCQDPMQPI; via the coding sequence ATGAACGCTACTTTCAAAACTAAATTCTTATTACACCTCAACCAAAAGAAAGCTCAAACAGGAGAACAAGGTTTCACCCTGATTGAACTGTTGGTAGTTATTATCATTATCGGTATTCTGGCTGCGATCGCTCTACCATCCTTCTTAAACCAAGCTAACAAAGGTAAGCAAGCAGAAGCTAAGCAATATGTCAGTTCGATCAATAAAGGTCAACAAGCTTACTTTACAGAACAAGGCAAGTTTATAACTGAGCAAGCCAGATTTAACGACCTGGGCGTTGGGATCAAAACTCAAACTACTAACTACAAATATGAAGTAAAAGAGGGCGATGCTAACAAAGTTTCTATCTATGCAAGCAGATTGGTTGCTGGTATCAAACAATATGCTGGTACAGTAGCTCTGGTAGGCCCAGATGGTGGAGATAAGACTTCCCAAGCAGTAGTATGTGAAACTAAGACCCCAGACACCGCCTTAAGTGCTGCCAGCGTATCTAACACAGAAGTCAAGTGTCAAGATCCTATGCAACCTATCTAA
- a CDS encoding class I SAM-dependent methyltransferase: MEKQLSDIEKIRQQFDAAPYPRIPLDQYPNDMKYLTLHSITMAYYLRDQEVVDTEGKVILDAGCGSGFKSLALAVANPGAKIVGIDLSEESTKLAQQRLQHHGFENVEFHALSIYDLTKLGMEFDYIHCDETLYLLPDITAGLQSMKAVLKPKGMIRANLHSAIQRYNYFRAQKFFKLMGFMDDTPGQLEIDQVKETMKALRNDINLKTTTWRPELEDKEEWYLANYLLQGDRGYTIPEMFAAIRGAGLEFVSMVNWHKWELLDLFQDPDNLPASLGMTLPELSEEERLHLFELLQPAYRLLDFWCGHPNVAAPIVPTREWTDQDWQTVIVHLPPSLSVSQVKEEMLTCITEIRLPEISKYLPFIKESPLLMDSTVAALILPLFDGPQSMPSLVQRWLQVRPIDPVTLEPVSEAQAFEAIKPMLITLEQFKMLLLERRSRKD; this comes from the coding sequence ATGGAAAAACAACTCTCTGATATCGAAAAAATTCGCCAACAATTTGATGCGGCTCCTTATCCAAGAATCCCCTTGGATCAGTACCCAAATGACATGAAATATCTGACTCTCCACAGCATAACAATGGCTTATTACCTGAGAGATCAAGAAGTTGTAGACACTGAGGGTAAGGTAATTTTAGATGCCGGATGTGGAAGTGGATTCAAATCCCTAGCTTTAGCAGTAGCTAATCCCGGTGCAAAAATCGTTGGCATTGATTTATCGGAAGAATCTACAAAACTAGCACAACAGCGCTTGCAGCATCATGGTTTTGAAAATGTAGAATTCCATGCTTTATCTATTTACGATCTAACCAAACTGGGGATGGAATTTGACTATATTCACTGCGATGAAACTTTGTACTTGTTGCCAGACATAACGGCTGGCTTACAAAGTATGAAGGCAGTACTAAAACCAAAAGGAATGATTCGCGCCAACCTGCATAGTGCCATTCAACGCTACAACTATTTCAGAGCGCAGAAATTCTTTAAATTGATGGGTTTTATGGATGACACTCCTGGGCAGTTAGAAATAGACCAGGTAAAGGAAACGATGAAGGCATTGAGAAATGACATAAATCTTAAAACCACCACTTGGAGACCGGAGCTTGAAGACAAGGAAGAGTGGTATTTGGCCAATTATTTACTCCAAGGCGATCGCGGTTATACAATCCCAGAAATGTTCGCTGCCATCAGAGGTGCTGGCTTAGAGTTTGTCAGCATGGTGAATTGGCACAAGTGGGAGTTGCTCGATCTATTCCAAGACCCAGATAATTTGCCAGCATCTTTAGGAATGACTTTACCAGAACTCTCTGAAGAAGAGCGGCTACATTTATTTGAACTGCTACAACCTGCTTACCGCTTGCTTGACTTTTGGTGCGGTCATCCCAACGTAGCTGCTCCCATTGTCCCAACCAGGGAATGGACAGACCAGGATTGGCAAACAGTCATAGTACATCTGCCTCCCAGCCTGAGTGTATCCCAGGTCAAAGAAGAAATGCTCACTTGCATAACTGAAATTCGATTGCCTGAAATTTCCAAATACCTGCCCTTTATCAAAGAGTCCCCACTTTTAATGGATAGTACGGTAGCTGCACTTATTTTGCCCTTGTTCGATGGCCCACAATCGATGCCATCCCTGGTGCAACGCTGGCTGCAAGTTCGCCCCATCGATCCGGTTACCCTAGAGCCAGTTAGTGAAGCCCAAGCTTTCGAGGCAATCAAGCCAATGCTAATTACCCTCGAACAGTTCAAAATGTTGCTTCTGGAGCGGCGTTCCAGAAAGGATTGA